The following DNA comes from Rubidibacter lacunae KORDI 51-2.
TCTGTTTCGCGATCATTTTAAGCGCCAAGTGGCGATGATTCAGGAGTATGGTGGACAGCTAGAAATCCTTTATCTAGAAATCCTGTATGAGACCACTAAGAGGTTTTGTATCCACAGGAGAAAGCCCATGTATCTGCCTGATGAGCAAGATGAATCCTTTGAACTCAACATCTTGCCTATAATTGATGTCATTTTTGCAATTTTCACGTTCTTCGTCGTATCAACACTGTTTTTGACTCGTTCGGACAGTTTACCCGTCAACTTTTCAAAGGCGGCAACGGTTGAAACGCAGCAGCAAACTAGAGTGACCGTCACTGTCAATGAAGGCAACGATATTTCGTTAAACCGAGAAGCAATTGAATTAAATGAGTTACAGGCAGGTGTGCGATCGCTGATGGACGAAACGCAAAGCACCATTGTGGTAATCAACGCTGACAAAGCAGTCAGCCACGGTCAGGTCATTGCGGTGATGGATTGGCTGCGGGAAGTTGAAGAGGCTGTTTTGGGTATTGCTACTCAACCCGGTTCAGCGCCTGATTCAGCTCAATCTGATTAATATCCAGTCGGTCTAGAAATTCTCTACATTCTCAGTCTTGTCATAATGCCGTTTGCAACTTCTCCGCTACAGTTCAAGCAGTCATCAATCGGGCTGATTCTCGGTTTAGGTATCGGGGTCGTTTTACTCTGTCTCTGCTTTTTAGCTGGCATTTTGCTGGGCGCAGCCGACATCAGCCCAACTATGGTATGGCAGTCTCTGTCTGAGTTTGATGGCTCCACTAATCACTTAATTATCCGGACGGTGCGCCTGCCCCGAGCAATTATGGCTGTTGTCGTCGGAGCAGCACTGGCTGCCGCCGGAGCGATTACCCAAGGGCTGACGCGGAATCCCCTCGCTGCTCCAGATATCCTGGGGATTAACGTCGGCGCAGCCTTAGCAATGGTGCTGGCTGTTTTCCTCGGGATCGGGAGTAGAGCCGTGGGGTTTGCCTTTATCGGAGCTGCGATCGCAGCTGTGACCGTGTACTGGCTCGGCTCAATGGGGCGCAGCGGCCTCACACCGCTGAAGCTAGTGATTGCTGGGGCTGCACTGAGCTATTTACTCAGTTCAATCACGACCGGAGTGCTCATCCTCAGTCAGCGCACTCTGGAGGAAATTCGCTTTTGGCTAGCAGGATCGCTAGCAGGGCAGGACATGAGCAGCTTGCTGCCGATTTTGCCCTACATTTGCGTCGGGCTGATCGGTTCCCTAACGCTTGGACGGCAACTCACCCTGCTATCCCTCGGTGAAGATGTGGCTCAAGGACTGGGTTTGCAAACGGTCTGGATCAAAGCTGCCGCTGCTGTGACAGTGGTATTGCTGGCAGGTAGCGCCGTGGCGTTGGCTGGCCCCATCGCCTTTGTAGGCTTGGTCGTCCCCCACGTTGTCCGGTTTGGTGTCGGCGTAGACTATCGCTGGATTTTGCCCTACGCCATGATTGCAGGCGGCATCCTGTTGTCAGTTGCTGACATTGCAGCGCGACTAATCATTCGCCCTCAAGAGCTACCCGTCGGCATCATGACTGCTCTCGTCGGCGCACCGTTCTTTATCTATTTAGCGCGATCTCAGATCAAACGATGACGCCCTCCTGAATTTCGTGATTTTAAGGGCGAATGGCATTCGCCCCTACCCATTTGCCATCCCATCCATCTACCCTCATAACTCCCCTGACCCATGCCGGTAACCAAACCCTGGATTTCCATCCGACCGCGACGATCGCCTGTGTCTTTTCGGGTTGATCGGCGGGTGCCTGTGGTTTTGGTTGCTTTAGTGGCAATGGCTTTGCTGTCTCTGGTGTTTAATGTCAGCCAGGGTGAATATCCGGTACCGCCTTTGGAGGTGGTGAAAACGATTCTGGGTCTACCCGCTAATCCAGACTATGAATTTGTGATCAACACGCTGCGTTTGCCTCGTGCTCTGGTGGCACTTCTGGTCGGTATGGGACTAGCTACAGCGGGGACAGTCTTACAGGGATTGACGCGTAATCCCCTGGCTGCCCCCGAAATTATTGGCATTAATTCGGGGGCCAGCTTGGTTGCCGTGGCTTCGATCGTATTGCTG
Coding sequences within:
- a CDS encoding ExbD/TolR family protein; translation: MPDFAQSDFSNGLLISTAAGLVVAIFTMLFANLFRDHFKRQVAMIQEYGGQLEILYLEILYETTKRFCIHRRKPMYLPDEQDESFELNILPIIDVIFAIFTFFVVSTLFLTRSDSLPVNFSKAATVETQQQTRVTVTVNEGNDISLNREAIELNELQAGVRSLMDETQSTIVVINADKAVSHGQVIAVMDWLREVEEAVLGIATQPGSAPDSAQSD
- a CDS encoding FecCD family ABC transporter permease, whose product is MPFATSPLQFKQSSIGLILGLGIGVVLLCLCFLAGILLGAADISPTMVWQSLSEFDGSTNHLIIRTVRLPRAIMAVVVGAALAAAGAITQGLTRNPLAAPDILGINVGAALAMVLAVFLGIGSRAVGFAFIGAAIAAVTVYWLGSMGRSGLTPLKLVIAGAALSYLLSSITTGVLILSQRTLEEIRFWLAGSLAGQDMSSLLPILPYICVGLIGSLTLGRQLTLLSLGEDVAQGLGLQTVWIKAAAAVTVVLLAGSAVALAGPIAFVGLVVPHVVRFGVGVDYRWILPYAMIAGGILLSVADIAARLIIRPQELPVGIMTALVGAPFFIYLARSQIKR